The Calditerrivibrio nitroreducens DSM 19672 genome window below encodes:
- a CDS encoding cytochrome D1 domain-containing protein: protein MKRLITYLVAMIVLLTGFCLKLYASEKPEVFVQLGHTSSVTSVAISPDGRYIVSGGRDNTVKLWDITTGREIRTFKGHTNDVTSVAISPDGRYIVSGSYDKTVKLWDITTGREIRTFKGHTNDVTSVAISPDGRYIVSGSEDNTIRLWDITTGRKIRKFRGHTLPVSSVAISPDGRYIVSGGRDNTVKLWDITTGREIRTFKGHTNDVTSVAISPDGMYILSGSFDDTVKLWDITTGREIKTFSGHTDYVKSVAISPDGRYIVSGSWDNTIKLWDITTGREIRTFSGHTHFVSSVAISLDGRYIVSGSWDNTIKLWDITTGREIRTFSGHTLPVNSVAISPDGRYIVSGNSDETIKLWSITTGREIRTFRGHIGWVNSVAISPDGKYIVSGSYDDTIKLWDISTGREIRTFKSHTYEVTSVAISPDGRYIVSGSHDKTIRLWDITTGREIRTFRGHIDWVNSVAISPDGRYIVSGSYDNTVKLWDITTGREIRTFSGHTLPVTSVAISPDGIYIVSGSSDETIKLWDISTGRQIRTFSGHTNSVYYSVAISPDGRYIVSGSYDNTVKLWNITTGREIRTFKGHKNFVSSVAISPDGRYIVSGSGDGTVRLWDIATGKEIAQFISFTDGEWIVITPEGYYNASPNGDKYINVRIGNKVYGIENYREAFYRPDLVKLALSGKSLEGYKTLADAGTPPVVEIIDTPSKIDKDEIKVTVKLTDTGSGIGDIRLYLNDTAVLVDSARGIKITPKAGEKSIFKTYIVKLLNGENIIKAVAFNGDNTMQSNPAVQKVIASISIKKPSMYAVVIGINEYKNPKLTLKYAVADAKLFAETISQIAKPLFEKVEVNLLTTKEETTKENIKKTLEGYKNLNPEDVFVFYVASHGTVDEGEYFLITSNVGSLSTFRLKEDALTQAELKELIANVPSTKKFIVIDTCNAGKLGEALQMAMLTRGMSEETAVKILSKAVGSTIISASTSLQEALEGYQGHGLFTYALVEGLKGKADTDRDGFIKTLELASYVDSEVPSLAEKIFKKAQYPTATPTGQSFPVGKINSTTR, encoded by the coding sequence ATGAAGAGGTTAATAACATATTTAGTTGCTATGATAGTTTTATTAACCGGGTTTTGCTTAAAACTATACGCATCTGAAAAACCAGAAGTGTTTGTTCAGTTGGGGCATACAAGCTCTGTTACCTCCGTAGCCATAAGTCCAGATGGCAGATATATAGTGTCTGGAGGCAGGGATAATACAGTCAAGCTTTGGGATATAACCACAGGCAGAGAGATAAGGACATTTAAGGGACATACAAACGATGTTACCTCCGTAGCCATAAGCCCGGATGGCAGGTATATAGTGTCTGGAAGCTATGATAAAACAGTCAAGCTCTGGGACATAACCACAGGCAGAGAGATAAGGACATTTAAGGGACATACAAACGATGTTACCTCCGTAGCCATAAGCCCGGATGGTAGGTATATAGTGTCTGGAAGCGAAGATAACACAATCAGGCTATGGGACATAACCACAGGCAGAAAGATAAGGAAATTTCGTGGACATACATTACCTGTTTCCTCCGTAGCCATAAGCCCTGATGGTAGGTATATAGTGTCTGGAGGCAGGGATAATACAGTCAAGCTTTGGGATATAACCACAGGCAGAGAGATAAGGACATTTAAGGGACATACAAACGATGTTACCTCCGTAGCCATAAGCCCGGATGGCATGTATATATTGTCTGGAAGCTTTGATGACACAGTCAAACTCTGGGATATAACCACAGGCAGAGAGATAAAGACATTTAGTGGACATACTGACTATGTTAAATCTGTTGCCATAAGCCCGGATGGCAGGTATATAGTGTCTGGAAGCTGGGATAACACAATCAAGCTCTGGGACATAACCACAGGCAGAGAGATAAGGACATTTAGTGGACATACGCATTTTGTTTCCTCCGTAGCCATAAGCCTAGATGGCAGGTATATAGTGTCTGGAAGCTGGGATAACACAATCAAGCTCTGGGACATAACCACAGGCAGAGAGATAAGGACATTTAGTGGACATACATTACCTGTTAACTCCGTAGCCATAAGCCCGGATGGTAGATATATAGTGTCTGGTAACTCGGATGAAACAATAAAGCTCTGGAGTATAACCACAGGCAGAGAGATAAGGACATTCAGGGGACATATAGGTTGGGTTAACTCCGTAGCCATAAGCCCGGATGGAAAGTATATAGTGTCTGGAAGCTATGATGACACAATCAAGCTCTGGGATATATCTACAGGCAGAGAGATAAGGACATTTAAGAGTCATACATACGAAGTTACCTCCGTAGCCATAAGCCCGGATGGCAGGTATATAGTGTCTGGAAGCCATGATAAAACAATCAGGCTCTGGGACATAACCACAGGCAGAGAGATAAGGACATTCAGGGGACATATAGATTGGGTTAACTCCGTAGCCATAAGCCCGGATGGTAGATATATAGTGTCTGGAAGCTATGATAATACAGTCAAACTCTGGGACATAACCACAGGCAGAGAGATAAGGACATTTAGTGGACATACATTACCTGTTACCTCCGTAGCCATAAGCCCGGATGGTATATATATAGTGTCTGGTAGCTCAGATGAAACAATCAAGCTCTGGGATATATCTACAGGCAGACAGATAAGGACATTTAGTGGACATACAAACTCTGTTTACTACTCCGTAGCCATAAGCCCGGATGGTAGATATATAGTGTCTGGAAGCTATGATAATACAGTCAAACTCTGGAACATAACCACAGGCAGAGAGATAAGGACATTTAAGGGTCATAAAAACTTTGTTTCCTCCGTAGCCATAAGCCCGGATGGCAGGTACATAGTGTCTGGAAGTGGAGATGGCACAGTCAGGCTCTGGGACATTGCTACCGGAAAGGAAATTGCGCAATTTATTTCCTTCACCGACGGTGAATGGATAGTGATCACCCCTGAAGGTTACTACAATGCCTCACCAAATGGTGATAAGTATATTAATGTCCGAATTGGCAACAAGGTCTATGGCATTGAAAACTACCGTGAGGCATTCTACAGGCCAGATCTTGTGAAACTTGCCCTTTCAGGCAAGTCCCTTGAAGGATACAAAACCCTCGCAGATGCAGGCACTCCACCAGTGGTGGAGATCATAGATACACCATCAAAAATCGATAAAGACGAGATAAAAGTTACTGTGAAACTCACAGACACAGGTTCTGGTATTGGAGATATAAGACTATATCTCAATGACACAGCAGTGCTGGTTGACAGTGCAAGGGGAATAAAGATTACACCAAAGGCTGGAGAGAAGTCTATCTTTAAAACCTACATAGTAAAACTTCTAAATGGTGAAAACATCATAAAGGCAGTAGCCTTTAACGGTGACAACACCATGCAGAGTAACCCTGCTGTGCAGAAGGTAATCGCAAGCATCAGCATTAAAAAGCCTTCCATGTATGCAGTGGTCATAGGAATAAATGAATACAAAAACCCAAAGCTTACACTAAAATACGCAGTGGCAGATGCAAAACTCTTTGCAGAGACCATAAGTCAGATTGCAAAGCCTTTATTTGAAAAAGTAGAGGTAAACCTTCTCACAACAAAAGAAGAAACCACAAAAGAAAATATCAAAAAGACCCTTGAAGGCTATAAAAACCTCAATCCAGAGGATGTCTTTGTCTTTTATGTGGCAAGCCATGGAACAGTGGATGAGGGAGAGTATTTTCTCATAACAAGCAATGTTGGCTCCCTTAGCACCTTTAGACTCAAAGAAGATGCCCTAACACAGGCAGAGCTAAAAGAACTCATAGCCAATGTACCGTCAACAAAGAAGTTCATAGTGATAGACACCTGCAATGCTGGAAAACTTGGTGAGGCACTGCAGATGGCAATGCTTACCCGTGGTATGAGTGAGGAGACTGCAGTGAAGATACTTTCAAAGGCAGTGGGTTCCACAATAATTTCAGCATCCACATCTTTACAGGAAGCCCTTGAGGGTTATCAGGGACACGGGCTATTTACATATGCCCTTGTGGAAGGTTTAAAAGGCAAGGCAGATACAGACAGAGATGGATTTATCAAAACCCTTGAGCTTGCAAGTTATGTGGACAGTGAAGTTCCATCCCTTGCAGAAAAGATATTCAAAAAAGCCCAGTACCCAACCGCCACCCCCACAGGCCAGTCATTCCCGGTGGGTAAAATAAATAGCACGACAAGGTAA
- a CDS encoding rhodanese-like domain-containing protein, translating into MKFKKILALFMACVVLALFGCAGAEKQQVAKPEAKQETKQEANQSGESKGKTVKQIVEEAKFQIVDYDYVKGKLGDKLRKFNQLVVIDARPELKYDSGHIPSAINIPDTKFDKFYPQLEQFKVTKDTEIIVYCGGYDCIKSYNVAKLLRDKGYTNLKIYLAGDPEYATKSFFEISTPYAQKLHKEGVLFIDARPENVYKKGTIPGAINIPDTKFSINQEPYLKLLPEDKNTKMVVFCGGYACIKSHIVADILYDKGYKNVMVYSAGEPEWKEKGLPIVIPGQEAAQVKKEEAKQEVKADTGAIKPGKDEGTVDKEFFKTLIDSRPDNIVIIDVRTPAEFQNAHVKGAINIPVDDIYKKGCDSIVSRLPKDKNIIFMCATGARAGEMWFGLKDDCKYDMKNIYFLDAKVDYSSGNCVIK; encoded by the coding sequence ATGAAGTTTAAAAAAATACTAGCTTTATTTATGGCATGCGTTGTGTTAGCTTTATTTGGTTGTGCTGGTGCAGAAAAACAGCAGGTGGCAAAACCAGAAGCCAAACAAGAGACTAAGCAAGAGGCTAATCAATCTGGTGAATCAAAAGGTAAGACTGTTAAACAGATTGTGGAAGAAGCCAAGTTTCAGATTGTGGACTATGATTATGTAAAAGGGAAGTTGGGAGACAAATTAAGGAAATTTAATCAGCTTGTTGTTATTGATGCAAGGCCAGAGTTGAAGTATGATTCAGGGCATATCCCAAGTGCGATAAATATCCCTGATACTAAGTTTGATAAATTTTATCCACAACTTGAGCAGTTTAAGGTTACAAAAGATACTGAGATTATTGTTTATTGTGGTGGGTATGATTGTATAAAAAGTTACAATGTTGCAAAGCTTTTGAGAGACAAAGGTTATACTAATCTTAAAATATATCTTGCAGGGGATCCAGAGTATGCCACAAAATCTTTTTTTGAAATAAGCACCCCATATGCTCAAAAGCTTCATAAAGAGGGTGTACTTTTTATAGATGCAAGACCTGAGAATGTTTACAAGAAAGGAACAATACCAGGCGCAATAAATATACCTGATACAAAGTTTTCTATTAATCAGGAGCCTTATCTTAAGCTTCTTCCAGAAGATAAAAACACAAAAATGGTTGTGTTCTGTGGTGGATATGCTTGTATAAAATCTCATATCGTGGCTGATATTTTATATGATAAGGGGTATAAAAATGTTATGGTTTATTCTGCAGGTGAACCAGAGTGGAAAGAGAAAGGGTTGCCTATTGTAATACCAGGACAAGAAGCTGCTCAGGTGAAGAAAGAAGAAGCTAAGCAGGAAGTTAAAGCAGATACCGGAGCTATTAAACCTGGTAAAGATGAAGGAACAGTGGACAAAGAGTTCTTCAAAACACTTATAGATTCAAGACCAGACAACATAGTGATTATAGATGTAAGAACCCCTGCGGAATTTCAGAATGCCCACGTAAAAGGTGCTATAAATATCCCTGTGGATGATATATACAAAAAAGGTTGTGATTCTATTGTTTCAAGACTGCCAAAGGATAAAAATATTATCTTTATGTGTGCAACAGGCGCAAGGGCAGGTGAGATGTGGTTTGGGCTTAAAGATGATTGCAAATATGACATGAAAAATATCTACTTCCTTGATGCAAAGGTAGATTATTCTTCTGGTAACTGTGTAATTAAATAA
- a CDS encoding caspase family protein, with amino-acid sequence MISKKVLIFLVCLNICYVINVKISSAFEKPEVFVQLGHSYGINFISFSPDGKYIVSASDDKSIRLWDVVTGRELMVFHDTKSVKLAIFSPDNLKILSGNDEGNIKLWDIGTGEMITNFETNSKYPITSLSFSPDGKTFIATQGYYLFCWDVETKKNIWSIKKELYRISSADFLPDGKSIALGVNIDKDTLFKLKASKIEIYEIETKKIIKSIPLIEIKDGYENYSSEEITNIKVSSSGKYALVSIDKRGKNGKVYIVDLQTSSIIKIIPSSNKEINYNILTFSSNDKFAGLSRLGEILIIDIPELTVLKRIDDKNIWQGVAFSPDNQMIVYATHGNRDSYGEFQENENIELIDLTTWRKIKNFSSNGINQRYPIKRNGKLISLTGWRYLIWDVAKAELLKTNFLHGIIGEYLDIYYLSDDGKYILAADKNEVLHVYDIDRNKLLRLSGVQQVFFNSKYKEQLILLTDNWEFLLWDIVKNKKIKKIADWSNKKDITEQNIKRIFLTQNLEYLLIEWNDDKKDYLVHTISIYDLKTKTKMSEFDVSIFSNVITTPEGKLVIYDDYDAESESYYIIFRNIRNGQIVKKIKVYDMITSFSVSQDGKRLLSGIGNSIVLWDIERGEKIKTFLGHQGTIGYLGFSDYNKYIVSSSPDGTTRLWDIATGKEIAQFIAFTDGEWIVITPEGYYNASPNGEKHLNVRIGNNVYGIENYREAFYRPDLVKLALAGKSLHGYRTLADAGTPPVVEIIDTPSKTDKDEIKVTLKLTDTGSGIGDIKLYLNDTAVLVDSTRGIKVTPKAGEKSIFKTYTVKLLNGENIIKAVAFNGDNTMQSNPAVQKVIASISIKKPSMYAVVIGINEYKNPKLTLKYAVADAKLFAETISQIAKPLFEKVEVNLLTTKEETTKENIKKILEGYKNLNPEDVFVFYVASHGTVDEGEYFLITSNVGSLSTFRLKEDALTQAELKELIANVPSTKKFIVIDTCNAGKLGEALQMAMLTRGMSEETAVKILSKAVGSTIISASTSLQEALEGYQGHGLFTYALVEGLKGKADTDRDGFIKTLELASYVDSEVPSLAEKIFKKAQYPTATPTGQSFPVGKVR; translated from the coding sequence ATGATTAGCAAAAAAGTTCTTATATTTTTAGTTTGCTTGAACATATGTTATGTAATCAATGTTAAAATCTCTTCTGCTTTTGAAAAACCAGAAGTATTTGTTCAGTTAGGGCACTCTTATGGTATTAATTTTATCAGTTTTAGTCCTGACGGTAAATATATAGTTTCAGCTAGCGATGATAAATCAATTAGATTATGGGATGTTGTAACAGGTCGTGAATTAATGGTATTTCATGATACTAAAAGCGTAAAGCTGGCAATATTTTCACCTGATAATCTAAAAATTTTATCTGGAAATGATGAGGGTAATATAAAATTATGGGATATAGGTACTGGAGAGATGATTACAAACTTTGAAACTAATTCTAAATATCCTATTACTTCATTATCTTTTTCTCCAGATGGCAAGACTTTTATTGCAACACAAGGTTATTATCTCTTTTGCTGGGATGTTGAAACTAAGAAAAATATTTGGAGTATAAAAAAGGAACTTTATCGAATATCATCTGCAGATTTTTTACCTGATGGAAAAAGTATAGCTCTTGGTGTAAATATCGACAAAGATACTCTATTTAAACTTAAAGCATCTAAAATTGAGATTTATGAAATTGAAACAAAAAAAATAATTAAAAGTATTCCACTCATTGAAATAAAAGATGGTTATGAAAATTACAGTTCAGAAGAGATAACAAATATCAAAGTATCATCTAGTGGGAAATATGCATTGGTCTCAATAGACAAAAGAGGTAAAAACGGAAAAGTTTATATTGTTGACTTGCAAACAAGTTCTATTATTAAAATAATTCCTTCATCAAATAAAGAAATAAATTATAACATACTTACCTTTTCTAGTAATGATAAATTCGCTGGACTTTCGAGATTAGGAGAGATTTTAATCATAGATATTCCTGAATTAACAGTTTTAAAAAGGATTGATGATAAAAATATCTGGCAAGGAGTGGCATTTTCTCCCGATAACCAAATGATCGTTTATGCTACCCATGGAAACAGGGATTCATATGGTGAATTTCAAGAAAATGAAAATATTGAATTAATAGATTTAACTACATGGAGAAAAATAAAAAATTTTTCAAGTAATGGTATAAATCAGCGATATCCGATAAAAAGAAATGGTAAGCTTATATCACTAACAGGTTGGCGTTATTTAATTTGGGATGTAGCTAAGGCAGAATTATTAAAGACTAATTTTTTACATGGTATTATAGGTGAGTATTTAGATATCTATTATTTGAGCGACGATGGAAAATACATTTTAGCAGCTGATAAAAATGAAGTACTTCATGTTTACGATATTGACAGGAATAAGTTACTTAGGCTTTCAGGTGTTCAGCAGGTATTTTTTAATTCTAAATACAAAGAACAACTTATACTTCTAACGGATAATTGGGAATTTCTCCTTTGGGATATTGTTAAGAATAAAAAAATTAAAAAAATAGCTGATTGGAGCAATAAAAAAGATATAACAGAACAAAATATAAAAAGAATTTTTCTAACACAAAATTTAGAGTATCTTCTAATCGAATGGAATGATGACAAGAAAGATTATTTGGTCCATACAATTTCAATATACGATTTAAAAACAAAAACTAAAATGAGTGAGTTTGATGTAAGTATTTTTAGCAATGTTATTACAACGCCTGAAGGGAAACTTGTAATATATGATGATTATGATGCAGAATCAGAATCATATTATATAATTTTCAGAAATATAAGAAATGGACAAATTGTTAAAAAAATTAAGGTTTATGATATGATTACTTCTTTTTCAGTTTCACAAGATGGGAAAAGACTTCTATCTGGCATAGGTAATTCTATTGTTCTATGGGATATTGAAAGAGGAGAAAAAATAAAAACTTTTTTGGGACACCAAGGCACGATTGGTTATTTGGGTTTCAGTGATTACAATAAATATATAGTTTCTTCTTCTCCTGACGGCACCACGCGCCTCTGGGACATTGCCACGGGGAAAGAAATTGCCCAATTTATCGCCTTCACCGACGGTGAATGGATCGTCATCACCCCAGAGGGGTATTACAATGCCTCACCAAATGGTGAGAAGCATCTCAATGTCCGAATTGGTAACAATGTTTATGGCATTGAAAACTACCGTGAGGCATTCTACAGGCCAGACCTTGTAAAACTTGCATTGGCAGGTAAATCCCTTCACGGATACAGAACCCTTGCAGATGCAGGCACTCCTCCAGTGGTGGAGATTATTGATACACCTTCAAAAACCGATAAAGATGAAATAAAAGTTACTTTAAAACTCACAGACACAGGTTCTGGTATTGGAGATATAAAGCTATATCTTAATGACACAGCAGTCCTTGTTGACAGTACAAGGGGAATAAAGGTTACACCAAAGGCTGGAGAGAAGTCTATCTTTAAGACATATACAGTAAAACTTCTAAATGGTGAAAACATCATAAAGGCAGTAGCCTTCAATGGTGACAACACAATGCAGAGTAACCCTGCTGTGCAGAAGGTAATTGCAAGCATCAGTATTAAAAAGCCTTCCATGTATGCAGTGGTCATAGGAATAAACGAATACAAAAACCCAAAGCTTACACTCAAATACGCAGTGGCAGATGCAAAACTCTTTGCAGAGACCATAAGTCAGATTGCAAAGCCTTTATTTGAAAAAGTAGAGGTAAACCTTCTCACAACAAAGGAAGAAACCACAAAAGAAAATATCAAAAAGATCCTTGAAGGCTATAAAAACCTCAATCCAGAGGATGTCTTTGTCTTTTATGTGGCAAGCCATGGAACTGTGGATGAGGGAGAGTATTTTCTCATAACGAGTAATGTTGGCTCCTTAAGCACCTTTAGACTTAAAGAAGATGCCCTAACACAGGCAGAGCTAAAAGAACTCATAGCCAATGTGCCGTCAACAAAGAAGTTCATAGTGATAGACACCTGTAATGCTGGAAAACTTGGTGAGGCACTCCAGATGGCAATGCTTACCCGTGGTATGAGTGAGGAGACTGCGGTGAAGATACTTTCAAAGGCGGTTGGTTCCACAATAATTTCAGCATCCACATCGTTACAGGAAGCCCTTGAGGGTTATCAGGGACACGGGCTATTTACCTATGCCCTCGTGGAAGGTTTAAAAGGCAAGGCAGACACAGACAGAGATGGATTTATCAAAACCCTTGAGCTTGCAAGTTATGTGGACAGTGAAGTTCCATCCCTTGCAGAAAAGATATTCAAAAAAGCCCAGTACCCAACCGCCACCCCCACAGGCCAGTCATTCCCGGTGGGAAAGGTGAGGTGA
- a CDS encoding serpin family protein: protein MFNLPKHFMLAIILVAVFIFNPLPCKAKDISDSNNQFTFELYSKLIQGKENRNEFFSPFSIVTAMGMTYEGARGQTKDEMQKVFHFHLDDKTRRDGFLNLINEINKKDKKYQLHTANALWVEKTYKLLDDYLKVIERYYQGKATNVGFIDPTEREQAVSTINSWVEGNTNRKIKNIIKPQAVSQDTRLILTNAIYFKGKWQTQFSKDLTKDEDFKVSPNKKVKVPMMTTGMKGFNEYPEFNYTETEDLQAIELPYEEKELSMIILLPKVDLENIEKTLTYERISEIKRRLSMTPVDLYLPRFKFEREYTLKEVFAGMGMPTAFSNDADFSGMDGTKKLKIDKVIHKAFVEVNEEGTEAAAATAVIMLSKASADRTKKPVVFRADHPFIFIIQHNKTGAILFIGKVYEPKK, encoded by the coding sequence ATGTTTAATTTGCCTAAACATTTTATGCTGGCAATCATACTTGTGGCAGTTTTCATTTTTAATCCCCTACCCTGTAAGGCTAAAGATATTTCTGACTCAAACAATCAATTTACTTTTGAACTATACTCAAAACTGATACAGGGTAAAGAGAATAGAAATGAGTTCTTCTCACCCTTCAGTATTGTTACCGCTATGGGTATGACTTACGAAGGTGCAAGGGGACAGACAAAAGATGAGATGCAGAAAGTCTTTCATTTCCATTTAGATGATAAAACTCGGAGAGATGGATTTCTCAATCTAATAAACGAGATAAACAAAAAAGACAAAAAGTATCAACTCCACACCGCAAATGCCCTCTGGGTTGAGAAGACCTATAAACTGCTTGATGATTATTTAAAGGTGATAGAAAGGTATTATCAAGGTAAGGCAACAAATGTGGGATTCATTGACCCAACTGAAAGAGAGCAGGCAGTGTCTACGATTAACAGCTGGGTTGAGGGTAATACAAACCGCAAAATCAAGAATATAATAAAGCCACAGGCAGTTTCTCAGGACACAAGGCTTATCCTTACAAATGCAATATATTTCAAGGGGAAATGGCAAACACAGTTCAGTAAAGATTTAACAAAAGATGAGGATTTCAAGGTTTCACCGAATAAAAAAGTAAAGGTGCCAATGATGACAACGGGTATGAAGGGATTTAATGAATATCCAGAGTTTAACTACACTGAGACAGAAGACCTACAAGCCATCGAACTTCCCTATGAAGAAAAAGAACTCTCAATGATAATATTACTTCCAAAAGTAGATCTTGAAAACATAGAAAAGACATTAACCTATGAAAGGATAAGCGAGATAAAAAGAAGATTAAGTATGACACCCGTAGATTTATATCTGCCAAGGTTTAAGTTTGAAAGGGAATATACACTCAAGGAAGTATTTGCAGGCATGGGTATGCCAACTGCGTTTTCTAATGATGCAGATTTTTCAGGCATGGACGGAACAAAAAAACTCAAAATAGATAAAGTAATCCACAAGGCATTTGTGGAGGTCAATGAAGAGGGGACAGAGGCTGCAGCAGCCACCGCTGTGATAATGTTATCAAAAGCCTCTGCGGATCGAACAAAGAAGCCCGTAGTCTTCCGCGCAGACCATCCCTTTATCTTCATAATCCAGCACAATAAAACCGGTGCTATACTATTTATAGGTAAGGTGTATGAGCCGAAAAAATAA
- a CDS encoding zinc ribbon domain-containing protein produces MKQVKQGRVPSKIEFFSSIAAIIFAIFWIIGAVEIGAPFVFPLFGIVFIIIGIAYARYSYKNAFGEKRFSEYDIVDESEEDEIIKREMNDTGALNYCPYCGNPVKESFSFCPKCGKKIK; encoded by the coding sequence ATGAAACAGGTAAAACAGGGGCGTGTTCCATCTAAGATAGAATTTTTTTCTTCAATAGCAGCTATAATCTTTGCGATATTTTGGATAATAGGCGCTGTTGAGATTGGGGCTCCATTTGTTTTCCCGTTATTCGGAATAGTATTTATAATTATCGGAATAGCATACGCAAGGTACTCATACAAAAATGCATTCGGAGAGAAAAGGTTTTCTGAATACGACATAGTTGATGAATCAGAAGAGGATGAAATTATCAAACGGGAAATGAATGATACTGGTGCCCTCAACTACTGTCCCTATTGTGGAAATCCTGTAAAAGAGAGTTTCTCTTTTTGTCCCAAATGCGGAAAAAAGATTAAATAA